The following proteins come from a genomic window of Natrinema saccharevitans:
- a CDS encoding PAS domain-containing sensor histidine kinase, which translates to MDQDLRQRYEAICEASPDAIVVVDHDGWITYANDRVTDLFGYDPSELVGEPIEILVPEAARDDHVADRDAYLADPETRPMGAGLDLSGRRKDGSEIPVDISLSPIESGGRREVMAAVRDVRDREALRAKYQTILEAVPDPVVVADAVTGEIVEVNERAGDLLGYDPHELVGRSQTDLHPPDERERYRALFEEYVASTRSDRSILHAFPDGSDVHVETSAGERIPVEINAHVFDLYDRRLIAGVFRDMTDRKEYQRQLRALHSATRQLLAADDREEIATLVADAARTILGYEYNVVRLADDDRLRPAAVTDGAETELGDRPTYPIDGATPVSRAYDSGDSLRFDDVRSLEDGYDRGDARSAMYHPMGDHGVVSVVDPAVGTFDPSDEELASVLSVNAEIALNRLAYERDLERQNERLDEFASIVAHDLRNPLNVAQGLLEDDLAESETANGDEIEAVLDRMEGIVDDVLTMVRGGYEVDDVEPLEFDAIVTDCWDCVATADAALRIDSNGLFYADSSRVRNLFENLFRNAVEHGGPDVTVTVALSETGFAVADDGPGIPPADRDCVLEPGWTTDENGTGLGLNIVREIARAHDWGIAVTESAAGGARFEFTGVRTVPYDDAFEADPERL; encoded by the coding sequence ATGGATCAGGACCTGCGACAACGATACGAAGCGATCTGCGAAGCCTCGCCCGACGCGATTGTCGTCGTCGACCACGACGGATGGATCACCTACGCGAACGACCGCGTTACCGATCTATTCGGCTACGATCCGTCCGAACTCGTCGGCGAACCGATCGAGATCCTCGTTCCCGAGGCCGCTCGAGACGACCACGTCGCCGATCGCGACGCCTACCTCGCCGATCCCGAGACCCGTCCGATGGGTGCCGGACTGGACCTCTCGGGCCGGCGGAAGGACGGCTCGGAGATCCCGGTCGACATCAGTCTGAGCCCGATCGAGAGCGGCGGCCGACGCGAGGTCATGGCCGCCGTTCGGGACGTTCGCGACCGGGAAGCGCTCCGCGCGAAGTACCAGACGATCCTCGAGGCGGTCCCCGACCCGGTCGTCGTCGCGGACGCGGTCACGGGCGAGATCGTCGAGGTGAACGAACGGGCCGGGGACCTGCTCGGGTACGATCCTCACGAACTCGTCGGGCGTAGCCAGACCGACCTTCACCCGCCGGACGAGCGCGAGCGGTACCGGGCGCTCTTCGAGGAGTACGTCGCCAGCACACGTTCCGATCGGTCGATCTTACACGCGTTTCCGGATGGCTCCGATGTTCACGTCGAGACCAGCGCCGGCGAGCGGATCCCGGTCGAGATCAACGCCCACGTCTTCGACCTGTACGACCGCCGCTTGATCGCGGGCGTCTTCCGCGACATGACCGACCGGAAGGAGTACCAGCGCCAGCTCCGAGCGCTCCATTCGGCGACCCGACAGCTGCTCGCCGCCGACGACCGCGAGGAGATCGCCACCCTCGTCGCCGACGCTGCGCGGACGATTCTCGGCTACGAGTACAACGTCGTCCGGCTCGCCGACGACGACCGATTGCGGCCGGCCGCCGTGACCGACGGGGCCGAAACGGAACTGGGCGATCGCCCGACGTACCCGATCGACGGAGCGACTCCGGTCAGTCGCGCCTACGACAGCGGCGACTCGCTTCGGTTCGACGACGTTCGATCCCTCGAGGACGGGTACGATCGCGGCGACGCACGGTCCGCGATGTACCACCCGATGGGCGACCACGGCGTGGTCAGCGTCGTCGATCCCGCGGTGGGGACGTTCGATCCGTCCGACGAGGAACTCGCGTCGGTGCTGTCGGTCAACGCCGAGATCGCGCTCAATCGGCTGGCCTACGAACGGGACCTCGAGCGCCAGAACGAGCGGTTGGACGAGTTCGCGAGCATCGTGGCCCACGACCTCCGGAACCCGCTCAACGTCGCACAGGGTCTGCTCGAGGACGATCTGGCCGAGAGCGAGACAGCCAATGGCGACGAGATCGAAGCCGTCCTCGATCGGATGGAAGGGATCGTCGACGACGTGTTGACGATGGTCCGGGGCGGGTACGAGGTCGACGACGTGGAGCCGCTCGAGTTCGACGCGATCGTCACCGACTGCTGGGACTGCGTGGCGACCGCCGACGCGGCGCTTCGGATCGACTCGAACGGGCTCTTCTACGCCGACTCGAGTCGGGTCCGCAACCTGTTCGAGAACCTCTTTCGCAACGCGGTAGAACACGGTGGCCCGGACGTCACCGTCACGGTCGCGCTCTCGGAGACGGGATTCGCCGTGGCTGACGACGGGCCGGGTATCCCGCCGGCCGACCGCGACTGCGTCCTCGAGCCGGGGTGGACGACCGACGAGAACGGGACGGGGCTGGGGCTGAACATCGTCCGCGAGATCGCACGGGCTCACGACTGGGGGATCGCCGTGACCGAGAGCGCGGCCGGCGGGGCGCGGTTCGAGTTCACCGGGGTCCGGACCGTTCCCTACGACGACGCCTTCGAGGCGGACCCGGAACGGCTTTGA
- a CDS encoding riboflavin synthase produces MFTGIVEETGEIVARERTDDGLRLRIGADEVATGLEHGQSISISGACLTVEEFRDGEWFEVFLATETVARTYLGDLETGETVNLERAMPADGRFDGHVVQGHVDAVATVTDIESVDEDWFFEFDLPESYERYVVEKGSITLDGISLTVADVDEERGRVTVAIIPTTYDLTTLAEKEPGDPVHLEVDVLSKYVERLLEARFD; encoded by the coding sequence ATGTTCACGGGGATCGTCGAGGAGACCGGCGAGATCGTCGCGCGAGAACGCACCGACGACGGCCTCCGGCTCCGGATCGGCGCCGACGAGGTCGCGACGGGGCTCGAACACGGCCAGAGCATCAGCATCAGCGGCGCGTGTCTCACCGTCGAGGAGTTCCGCGACGGCGAGTGGTTCGAGGTCTTCCTCGCGACCGAGACGGTCGCACGGACCTATCTGGGGGACCTCGAGACCGGTGAGACGGTCAACCTCGAGCGGGCGATGCCGGCCGACGGCCGGTTCGACGGCCACGTCGTGCAGGGCCACGTCGACGCGGTCGCAACCGTCACCGACATCGAGTCCGTCGACGAGGACTGGTTCTTCGAGTTCGACCTCCCCGAGAGCTACGAGCGCTACGTCGTCGAGAAGGGGTCGATCACGCTCGACGGCATCAGCCTGACCGTCGCGGACGTAGACGAGGAACGCGGACGGGTCACCGTCGCGATCATCCCGACGACCTACGACCTGACGACGCTCGCCGAGAAGGAGCCGGGCGATCCCGTCCACCTCGAGGTCGACGTTCTCTCGAAGTACGTCGAGCGCCTGCTGGAAGCGCGGTTCGACTGA
- a CDS encoding PrsW family intramembrane metalloprotease, producing the protein MERRRDPVERADERTDDESTDLYDVSTWEPRSVADLLAYTLYNAVSYGFRAIVLLIAVAITLSLLVSPAALVLEDPFLAGFFALSIVPAGLLAAYIWYADITTSEPLRLLVATFLLSILFATFAAVVNSVMRPLFGVSAVGTLLFFYLIVGPIEETVKLLAVQVFAYRSSSFDAVIDGAVYGAVAGLGFAAIENAIYIGRVVGEADPEAGLLATAGGIATVRALAGPGHVIYSAIAGYYLGLAKFNREYAGPIVLKGLLIAAFVHGTYNVTVGIVPGQVAGALPIGDGVAFVGYVVFYDLAIGYYLYRKLARYRRTYRALTNDGVGDSRPELTEFEPPQR; encoded by the coding sequence ATGGAGCGCAGGCGAGACCCGGTCGAACGGGCCGACGAGCGAACCGACGACGAGTCGACGGACCTCTACGACGTCTCGACGTGGGAACCGCGGTCGGTCGCGGACCTGCTCGCGTACACGCTCTACAACGCGGTCAGCTACGGATTTCGAGCGATCGTGTTGCTGATCGCGGTCGCGATCACGCTCTCCCTGCTCGTCTCGCCGGCCGCGCTCGTCCTCGAGGACCCGTTTCTGGCGGGCTTTTTCGCGCTCTCGATCGTCCCCGCGGGACTGCTCGCGGCCTATATCTGGTACGCCGATATCACGACGAGCGAACCGTTGCGATTGCTCGTCGCGACATTTCTGCTGTCGATCCTGTTCGCGACGTTCGCCGCGGTCGTCAACTCCGTCATGCGACCGCTGTTCGGTGTCAGCGCCGTCGGAACCCTGCTCTTTTTCTACCTGATCGTCGGCCCGATCGAAGAGACGGTCAAACTGCTCGCCGTGCAGGTGTTCGCCTACCGGAGCAGCAGTTTCGACGCCGTCATCGACGGCGCGGTCTACGGGGCCGTGGCGGGACTGGGCTTCGCCGCCATCGAGAACGCGATCTACATCGGACGCGTCGTCGGCGAGGCCGATCCCGAGGCCGGCCTCCTCGCGACTGCGGGCGGAATCGCGACCGTCCGGGCACTGGCCGGCCCCGGCCACGTCATCTACTCGGCGATCGCGGGCTACTACCTCGGACTGGCGAAGTTCAACCGCGAGTACGCCGGTCCGATCGTCCTCAAGGGACTGCTCATCGCCGCGTTCGTCCACGGCACGTACAACGTGACCGTCGGGATCGTCCCCGGGCAGGTGGCCGGCGCGCTCCCGATCGGCGACGGGGTTGCCTTCGTCGGCTACGTCGTTTTCTACGACCTCGCGATCGGCTACTACCTCTACCGGAAGCTCGCGCGCTACCGCCGGACCTACCGGGCCCTCACGAACGACGGCGTCGGCGACTCGCGGCCGGAACTGACCGAGTTCGAGCCGCCCCAGCGGTGA
- a CDS encoding DUF7532 family protein: MHFDQRTQRALRDAGLETDDLRAASEAVVEAVAADAAALEDFFDEYDTVYSDMDMAHSSSAYPEHAVEYADITTHGDEMRGWLRFDTWGVYVEGGRLLEDGSVELSLGPTIHDRVRFAADREMLQ; encoded by the coding sequence ATGCACTTCGACCAGCGAACCCAGCGGGCGCTTCGGGACGCCGGCCTCGAGACCGACGACCTCCGGGCTGCCTCGGAGGCGGTCGTCGAGGCCGTCGCCGCGGACGCGGCGGCGCTCGAGGACTTTTTCGACGAGTACGACACCGTCTACTCCGATATGGACATGGCCCACTCGAGTTCCGCGTATCCGGAACACGCGGTCGAATACGCCGACATCACGACCCACGGCGACGAGATGCGGGGCTGGCTCCGGTTCGACACCTGGGGCGTCTACGTCGAGGGCGGGCGGCTCCTCGAGGACGGCTCGGTCGAACTCTCCCTGGGACCGACGATCCACGACCGGGTGCGGTTCGCGGCCGACCGCGAGATGCTCCAATGA
- a CDS encoding DUF402 domain-containing protein, giving the protein MTRARVRGIYTTAVTRLLREGDHEVVQASDPIRERFEGSFETAPADVTVETTRERQGVEISGEPDAVETVAADLEALAIDAFRWESDVSRGAVFDAEVLETGGGGGAAVDLGEGRRGYLAYDAVDGYVDAGDRYRVQVSEPAPPWDDDRPRVDPALEVAGGLCTLSRDRSGVSAALRGERAEELVGMTDLLSVAVPDGWGLRWQGSAADADLEAMGTALEDAANRVRALEDALSDAPAEPGEPSLLAAPRRTEWIWFGRESRFELDGVRRRVETTMPGHHRTKAADRAASAAVDFAEAVCGSMGADTTDDDPFPFDAVARQFGPERGDRLEIGHGKPDGRLISLGRGEVTHWDPEGKLTLERSMSAGGSYDALGAPKESGDVAVTKFREGRWWYPTTYKAADGTVKGTYVNVCTPVELFPDTARYVDLYVDVIRRRDGTVEIVDADDLEAAVADGLVADELAEKAMDVAEAVERALSN; this is encoded by the coding sequence ATGACGCGGGCTCGAGTGCGGGGGATCTACACGACGGCAGTCACCCGACTCCTGCGCGAGGGCGACCACGAGGTCGTGCAGGCGTCCGACCCGATCCGGGAGCGCTTCGAGGGCTCGTTCGAGACCGCGCCCGCCGACGTGACGGTCGAGACGACCCGGGAGCGGCAGGGCGTCGAGATCTCCGGCGAACCCGACGCGGTCGAGACGGTCGCGGCCGACCTCGAGGCGCTGGCGATCGACGCCTTCCGCTGGGAGAGCGACGTTTCCCGCGGCGCGGTCTTCGACGCCGAGGTCCTCGAGACCGGCGGCGGGGGCGGCGCGGCCGTCGACCTGGGCGAGGGCCGGCGGGGCTACCTCGCGTACGACGCCGTCGACGGCTACGTCGACGCGGGCGACCGCTATCGCGTGCAGGTCAGCGAGCCCGCGCCGCCGTGGGACGACGACCGCCCGCGCGTGGACCCGGCCCTCGAGGTCGCGGGCGGGCTCTGTACGCTCTCGCGGGATCGCAGCGGCGTCTCGGCGGCGCTGCGGGGCGAACGCGCCGAGGAACTGGTCGGCATGACCGACCTGCTCTCGGTTGCGGTCCCCGACGGCTGGGGGCTGCGCTGGCAGGGTTCGGCCGCGGACGCCGACCTCGAGGCGATGGGGACTGCCCTCGAGGACGCCGCGAACCGGGTCCGGGCGCTCGAGGACGCGCTTTCTGATGCACCGGCCGAGCCCGGTGAGCCGTCGCTGCTGGCCGCGCCTCGGCGGACCGAGTGGATCTGGTTCGGTCGCGAGTCGCGGTTCGAACTGGACGGCGTCCGCCGCCGGGTGGAGACGACGATGCCAGGCCACCACCGGACGAAGGCGGCCGATCGGGCCGCGAGCGCCGCGGTCGACTTCGCGGAGGCGGTCTGTGGCTCGATGGGTGCCGACACCACCGACGACGACCCCTTCCCGTTCGACGCGGTTGCCCGCCAGTTCGGTCCCGAACGGGGCGACCGCCTCGAGATCGGCCACGGCAAGCCCGACGGCAGACTGATCTCGCTGGGCCGGGGCGAGGTCACCCACTGGGACCCAGAGGGGAAACTCACCCTCGAGCGCTCGATGAGCGCCGGCGGCAGCTACGACGCGCTCGGCGCGCCGAAGGAGTCGGGCGACGTGGCCGTGACGAAGTTCCGCGAGGGTCGGTGGTGGTATCCGACGACCTACAAAGCCGCCGACGGCACGGTGAAAGGGACCTACGTCAACGTCTGTACGCCGGTCGAACTCTTCCCGGACACCGCGCGGTACGTCGACCTCTACGTCGACGTGATCCGGCGGCGTGACGGGACCGTCGAGATCGTCGACGCCGACGACCTCGAGGCGGCCGTCGCCGACGGACTCGTCGCCGACGAACTCGCCGAGAAAGCCATGGACGTGGCGGAAGCCGTCGAGCGGGCGCTCTCGAACTAG
- a CDS encoding NUDIX hydrolase, with protein sequence MDDVTYVRKACAYITRGSSELLVFEGPGHDGLQIPKGTLEPGESPQEALFREVREESGLGTLNGAQHLTTDVWTRRESPPKRYVRHFFHATVYEPRDRWTHAVTDGGAEHGAEFEFRWVRPATAGEFALELDEYVDLLPVAAGTGPASSASD encoded by the coding sequence ATGGACGACGTCACGTACGTCCGGAAGGCGTGTGCCTACATCACCCGCGGCTCGAGCGAACTGCTGGTCTTCGAGGGGCCGGGCCACGACGGGCTCCAGATCCCCAAAGGTACCCTCGAGCCGGGGGAGTCCCCGCAAGAAGCGCTGTTCAGGGAAGTCCGGGAAGAGAGCGGGCTGGGAACGCTGAACGGCGCGCAGCACCTGACGACGGACGTCTGGACGCGCCGCGAATCGCCGCCGAAACGCTACGTCCGGCATTTCTTCCACGCGACGGTCTACGAACCCCGGGACCGGTGGACACACGCCGTCACCGATGGCGGGGCCGAACACGGCGCCGAGTTCGAGTTCCGCTGGGTCCGACCGGCGACGGCGGGGGAGTTCGCGCTCGAGTTGGACGAGTACGTCGATCTGCTGCCGGTCGCCGCGGGGACCGGACCAGCCTCGAGCGCCTCGGACTGA
- a CDS encoding bile acid:sodium symporter family protein, whose translation MSLQRSLERIGAVTSKYFVVWVLVVSPLALYSPETFTPIAPYITPLLGIIMLGMGLTLTPADFRRILERPRDVFIGAASQWLLMPTIAYVLVFALGLPEEIGVGLILVGAAPGGTASNVMTYLGRGDVALSVSITSVTTIAAPLVMPAWIVLLAGESITVTFIDMATSIVQVVLLPVVGGLILRYVLDEYAPAVAQAGLSIFPAISVIAIVAIVAAVVGLNVETILGASALVFLAVVLHNGLGLGAGYAVGRAADMAEDRARACAFEVGLQNSGLAVALATAHFSASAALIPALFSVWHNVSGPALATLFTYLDGDAPVADEEPVAAD comes from the coding sequence ATGAGTTTGCAGCGTTCTCTGGAGCGAATCGGCGCAGTGACGAGCAAGTATTTCGTCGTCTGGGTGCTGGTCGTCTCCCCGCTCGCGCTCTACTCCCCCGAGACGTTCACCCCGATCGCGCCCTACATCACGCCGCTGCTTGGCATCATCATGCTCGGGATGGGGCTGACGCTGACCCCCGCGGACTTCCGTCGCATCCTCGAGCGGCCGCGGGACGTCTTCATCGGCGCGGCGAGCCAGTGGCTCCTGATGCCGACGATCGCGTACGTCCTCGTCTTCGCGCTCGGACTGCCGGAAGAGATCGGCGTCGGATTGATCCTCGTCGGTGCGGCCCCGGGCGGGACCGCGTCGAACGTGATGACCTACCTCGGTCGCGGTGACGTCGCGCTGTCGGTGTCGATCACGTCGGTGACGACGATCGCCGCGCCGCTGGTGATGCCGGCGTGGATCGTCCTGCTGGCCGGCGAGTCGATCACCGTCACGTTCATCGACATGGCGACGTCGATCGTGCAGGTCGTTTTGCTCCCGGTCGTCGGGGGTCTGATACTGCGGTACGTACTCGACGAGTACGCGCCGGCGGTCGCACAGGCGGGACTCTCCATCTTCCCCGCCATCAGCGTAATCGCCATCGTCGCCATCGTGGCGGCGGTCGTCGGCCTCAACGTCGAGACGATCCTCGGCGCGAGCGCGCTGGTCTTCCTCGCGGTCGTGTTACACAACGGCCTCGGGCTCGGGGCCGGCTACGCGGTCGGTCGCGCGGCCGACATGGCCGAGGATCGAGCGCGAGCGTGCGCGTTCGAGGTCGGCCTCCAGAACAGCGGACTGGCCGTCGCGCTCGCGACGGCCCACTTCAGCGCGAGCGCCGCGCTGATTCCGGCGCTCTTTAGCGTCTGGCACAACGTCTCCGGCCCGGCGCTGGCGACGTTGTTCACCTACCTCGACGGGGACGCCCCCGTCGCCGACGAGGAACCGGTCGCCGCCGACTGA
- a CDS encoding DUF7560 family zinc ribbon protein: protein MTPYEFTCPDCRQEMAVTDPMREATLANGCPVCGRPVADDHFTPVADRTERADPA, encoded by the coding sequence ATGACACCGTACGAATTCACCTGCCCCGACTGTCGCCAGGAAATGGCGGTGACCGATCCCATGCGAGAGGCGACGTTGGCCAACGGCTGCCCCGTTTGTGGGCGGCCCGTCGCCGACGACCATTTCACACCAGTCGCCGACCGGACCGAACGCGCCGATCCCGCATAG
- a CDS encoding aldo/keto reductase, with amino-acid sequence MQHSELGDSGVEVSEVGFGAWVVGTDWWGDRSEDDAIEMVRYAVDQGITYFDTGDVYGHGDSEKLLGRALAEVRDEVTVATKVGYDFYDNPQAGHGELPKEMEPDYLREAVERSLERLDMDSVDVLQLHNADVDEITPDVLELLDELEEEGLIDATGLALGPSIGWLAEGDLAIEEEFDSVQLVWNVLEQEVGNHFLETIERTGSSTSLIPRVPHSSGILNEQVTPDTELGEGDHRGFRPDEWYETGWEKLEQLRFLERDGERTMGQAAIAWLLSHDPVATVTPTFRTKGDIDEWAAASDVPKLTDEEMNRVGELYANDFDIDRDDGMDALRSSVDGADIESAGLDKLAAD; translated from the coding sequence ATGCAACACAGCGAACTGGGCGACTCCGGCGTCGAGGTCAGCGAGGTCGGCTTCGGTGCGTGGGTCGTCGGGACCGATTGGTGGGGCGACCGCTCCGAGGACGACGCCATCGAGATGGTCCGGTACGCCGTCGATCAGGGGATCACCTACTTCGACACGGGCGATGTCTACGGCCACGGCGACAGCGAGAAACTGCTCGGCCGGGCCCTGGCCGAGGTCCGCGACGAAGTCACCGTCGCCACCAAGGTCGGCTACGACTTCTACGACAACCCCCAGGCCGGCCACGGCGAACTCCCGAAGGAGATGGAACCCGACTACCTGCGGGAGGCCGTCGAACGGAGCCTCGAGCGGCTCGATATGGACTCCGTCGACGTCCTCCAGCTGCACAACGCCGACGTCGACGAGATCACACCCGACGTCCTCGAGCTACTGGACGAACTCGAGGAGGAGGGCCTGATCGACGCGACCGGCCTCGCGCTCGGCCCCTCGATCGGCTGGCTCGCAGAGGGCGATCTGGCCATCGAGGAGGAGTTCGACTCCGTGCAGTTGGTCTGGAACGTCCTCGAACAGGAGGTCGGGAATCATTTCCTCGAGACGATCGAACGGACGGGGTCGTCGACCAGCCTCATCCCCCGCGTGCCCCACTCCTCGGGCATCCTCAACGAGCAGGTCACGCCCGACACCGAACTCGGCGAGGGCGACCACCGAGGCTTCCGCCCCGACGAGTGGTACGAGACCGGCTGGGAGAAACTCGAGCAACTGCGCTTCCTCGAACGGGACGGCGAGCGGACGATGGGCCAGGCCGCGATCGCGTGGCTGCTCTCCCACGACCCCGTCGCGACCGTGACGCCGACGTTCCGCACGAAAGGCGACATCGACGAGTGGGCGGCTGCGAGCGACGTGCCGAAGCTCACCGACGAGGAGATGAACCGCGTCGGCGAACTCTACGCGAACGACTTCGACATCGACCGCGACGACGGGATGGACGCGCTGCGTTCGTCCGTCGACGGCGCGGACATCGAGTCGGCCGGACTGGACAAGCTCGCCGCCGACTGA
- a CDS encoding acyltransferase: MTKRYVSLPDEAESGMREFIDEVDRRLASDEDTCSVVEDVLIDLSGDRQAYERWQRGESVSAAERVRLQSYDPCNTTLESEYYAEKDEERFRHSKHLQWLWRQFDSLPIADNVEFALRFRRMLADHLFEDCGDDCRFFKGITFTYGHNITIGDNTVVHDDVHLDDRGKLTIGDRVSISDGVHVYSHDHDVVDQTEVRNYHTIVEDDVRLTYDAMVRAGCKVGENAIVGARGIVQNDVPAHHIAIGAPATSVKIKPGWEDVATPVDEAGTNRQEQRRIEYDVPDDLEVFDEFGRDLQPPE; encoded by the coding sequence ATGACAAAGCGGTACGTGTCGCTCCCCGACGAGGCCGAATCGGGGATGCGCGAGTTCATCGACGAGGTCGACCGACGGCTTGCGAGCGACGAGGACACCTGTTCGGTCGTCGAAGACGTCCTGATCGACCTCTCGGGCGACCGCCAGGCCTACGAGCGCTGGCAGCGCGGCGAGTCGGTGTCGGCGGCCGAGCGCGTCCGCCTGCAGAGCTACGATCCCTGTAACACCACCCTCGAGAGCGAGTACTACGCCGAGAAGGACGAGGAGCGGTTTCGTCACTCGAAGCACCTCCAGTGGCTCTGGCGACAGTTCGACAGCCTCCCGATCGCGGACAACGTCGAGTTCGCACTGCGATTCCGGCGGATGCTCGCGGACCACCTCTTCGAGGACTGTGGCGACGACTGCCGGTTCTTCAAGGGGATCACCTTCACCTACGGTCACAACATCACGATCGGGGACAACACGGTCGTCCACGACGACGTCCACCTGGACGACCGCGGAAAGCTCACCATCGGCGACCGCGTCTCGATCTCCGACGGCGTTCACGTCTACAGCCACGACCACGACGTCGTCGACCAGACCGAGGTCCGCAACTACCACACCATCGTCGAGGACGACGTGCGGCTCACCTACGACGCGATGGTCCGGGCCGGCTGCAAGGTCGGCGAGAACGCCATCGTCGGCGCGCGCGGCATCGTCCAGAACGACGTCCCCGCTCACCACATCGCGATCGGAGCGCCCGCCACGAGCGTCAAGATCAAGCCCGGCTGGGAGGACGTCGCCACGCCCGTCGACGAGGCCGGCACGAACCGTCAGGAGCAACGGCGGATCGAGTACGACGTCCCCGACGACCTCGAGGTCTTCGACGAGTTCGGCCGCGACCTCCAGCCGCCCGAGTAG
- a CDS encoding DUF7577 domain-containing protein yields the protein MELWGWLIGYIALFALLHLLLYYLYARRDDGDGERTPSLADPNRASVRSSPGPDRYPRASDDVDAESVDHDRTAAVEGESTRCPHCGALNEGDQAFTYCWNCVSALRR from the coding sequence ATGGAGCTATGGGGCTGGCTCATCGGGTACATCGCGCTGTTTGCCCTGTTACACCTGTTACTGTACTATCTCTACGCCCGGCGAGACGACGGCGATGGCGAACGGACGCCGTCGCTGGCCGATCCGAACCGCGCGAGCGTCCGTTCCTCGCCGGGGCCCGACCGCTACCCGCGGGCGTCCGACGACGTCGACGCCGAGTCGGTCGACCACGACCGAACGGCGGCAGTCGAGGGCGAGTCGACCCGCTGTCCGCACTGCGGCGCGCTCAACGAGGGCGATCAGGCCTTTACGTACTGCTGGAACTGCGTGTCCGCGCTGCGGCGGTAA
- a CDS encoding HalOD1 output domain-containing protein — protein MNDYTAPAPRSRSPSLYRVSHDPTGPATLSTTVVHALADCMDVDVTDGRVALYDAVDPAALDELFRPRHDGRPRTGGALSFVVNGYHVTVSGDGEILIEPPMRR, from the coding sequence ATGAACGATTACACCGCTCCTGCCCCCCGGTCTCGCTCTCCGTCCCTGTATCGCGTCTCGCACGATCCCACTGGCCCGGCGACGCTCAGCACGACCGTGGTCCACGCGCTGGCCGACTGCATGGACGTCGACGTCACCGACGGTCGCGTCGCGCTGTACGATGCCGTCGATCCCGCCGCGCTAGACGAACTGTTCCGCCCGCGCCACGACGGCCGCCCCCGAACCGGCGGGGCGCTCTCGTTCGTCGTGAACGGCTACCACGTCACGGTCAGTGGCGACGGCGAGATCCTGATCGAACCGCCGATGCGCCGCTGA